A stretch of the Chanos chanos chromosome 1, fChaCha1.1, whole genome shotgun sequence genome encodes the following:
- the nrcama gene encoding neuronal cell adhesion molecule a isoform X8, which yields MNRKRKCTLCAGALLVLLLVHMTKALEVPLDLPQPPTIIHQSPKDYIIDPRENIVIHCEAKGKPHPSFSWTRNGTHFDIDTDSKVTMNPNSGTLVIDITGEKAEAYEGIYQCTARNEHGAAVSNNIVIRQSRSPLWSKERNEPFLVQVGESLVLHCRPPAGLPPPVIFWMDNNLQKLPQNNRVSQALNGDLYFSNVLMEDTRNDYICYARFPHTQTIQQKQPITVRVVDMDAMNETVLAAYFNDTVLFGDNPSGERKPSFMTPPEANSTTVVLRGEQLDLECIADGLPTPEISWSKVNGELPSGRYSFHNFQKNLRITDITEGDAGDYRCSAQNRLGHAHHIITVVVKAAPFWIGAPRNLILAPKETGMLTCRVGGNPKPKITWSVNSVPIENTPNDPNRKIEEDAIILSNVQTGSSAVYQCNASNEFGYLLANAFVNVLAEPPRVLTPPNKLYQVITNSPALLDCASFGSPIPKISWFKDSQTVDGDQYVIHENGTLEIHVAQPANSGKYTCVATNDLGKRENHILLEVKEPTRILTQPKYKEVQRNAKVMFECKVKHDRTLIPTVSWLKDNRELPVDERIVVDSDSLIINDVTEEDEGTYTCVVNTTLDQDSASAMLSVVARPDPPTDLELTDQQERSVQLTWIPGDEHNSPTQMFMVQYEDSLHEPGMWHNLTEVPGISTTARLQLSPYVYYSFRVLALNDVGLSDPSKSSKQYRTNPAAPDENPSEVKGVGMEPNDLVISWKELTGLQSNGPGLQYKVSWRQKDVDTEWNNTIVANVSQFVVTDTPTFVPYEVKVQAVNNYGTGPEPEVVVGYSGEDYPVMAPEVVQTLVQNGTLAEVHWEPVPLSAVRGRLQGYRVYYWRERSLLQQEPDKEKQQMLFFSGNKTEGRLPGLHPYSLYKFNVRVLNGKGEGPPSSTEEIRTPEGAMTSRQVDIATQGWFIGLMCAIALLILVLLIVCFIKRNKGGKYPVKEKEDQHQDPEIQPMKEDDGTFGEYSDTEDHKPLKGSRTPSNGTVKKDDSDDSLVDYGEGGDGQFNEDGSFIGQYSGKKEKDTAEGNESSEAPSPVNAMNSFV from the exons atgaacaggaagaggaaatgtACGCTGTGTGCAGGAGCTCTGCTGGTGCTGCTTCTGGTCCACATGACCAAGGCTTTGGAAGTGCCTCTTGACC TGCCTCAGCCCCCCACCATAATACACCAGTCCCCCAAGGATTACATCATTGACCCAAGAGAGAACATCGTCATCCACTGTGAAGCTAAAGGAAAGCCACATCCTAG TTTCTCATGGACGCGGAATGGCACTCATTTTGACATTGACACAGACTCTAAGGTAACCATGAATCCAAACTCGGGCACACTGGTCATCGACATCACTGGAGAAAAAGCAGAGGCTTACGAGGGTATTTACCAGTGCACAGCACGCAATGAACATGGCGCCGCTGTGTCCAACAACATCGTCATACGCCAGTCCA GGTCCCCCTTGTGgtcaaaggagagaaatgaaccATTTTTGGTGCAGGTAGGCGAGTCTTTGGTCCTGCACTGTAGACCACCAGCTGGTCTTCCTCCTCCAGTCATTTTCTGGATGGACAACA ATCTCCAGAAGCTTCCACAGAATAACCGCGTGTCTCAGGCCCTGAATGGAGACCTGTATTTCTCCAATGTGTTAATGGAGGACACAAGGAATGACTACATCTGCTACGCCCGCTttccccacacacagaccatccaACAGAAACAACCCATTACTGTCAGGGTGGTGGACA TGGATGCAATGAATGAGACAGTGTTGGCAGCTTATTTCAATgacactgttttgtttggtg ACAACCCATCAGGAGAGCGTAAGCCTTCCTTCATGACCCCGCCAGAGGCCAATAGCACAACCGTGGTACTGAGGGGAGAACAGTTGGACCTGGAGTGCATTGCTGATGGCTT GCCAACTCCCGAAATCTCCTGGAGCAAAGTAAATGGTGAGCTGCCCAGTGGTCGATATTCCTTCCATAATTTCCAGAAGAATCTGAGGATAACGGACATAACAGAGGGGGATGCTGGGGACTACCGTTGCTCTGCCCAAAACCGCCTGGGCCACGCTCACCACATCATCACTGTTGTAGTCAAAG CCGCCCCTTTTTGGATCGGCGCCCCACGGAACCTCATTCTGGCACCCAAAGAGACAGGCATGCTTACCTGTCGGGTAGGCGGCAACCCCAAACCCAAAATCACATGGTCTGTGAACAGCGTGCCAATTGAAA ACACACCAAACGATCCCAACCGCAAAATCGAGGAAGATGCCATCATCCTCAGTAATGTCCAGACTGGGTCCAGTGCTGTCTATCAGTGCAATGCCTCAAATGAGTTTGGTTACCTTCTGGCCAATGCCTTCGTCAATGTGCTTG CTGAGCCACCAAGGGTACTAACCCCCCCTAACAAGTTGTACCAGGTTATTACCAACAGCCCCGCCTTGCTGGACTGTGCCTCGTTTGGCTCTCCGATACCAAAGATCTCCTG GTTCAAAGACAGCCAGACAGTGGATGGTGATCAATATGTGATTCATGAGAATGGGACATTAGAGATCCATGTAGCACAGCCTGCTAACAGTGGGAAATACACCTGTGTGGCCACAAATGACCTGGGGAAGAGGGAAAACCATATCCTCCTGGAGGTCAAAG agccTACCAGGATCCTGACCCAACCTAAGTACAAAGAGGTACAGAGGAACGCGAAGGTAATGTTTGAGTGTAAAGTGAAGCATGACCGCACCCTCATCCCTACTGTGAGCTGGCTGAAAGACAACAGAGAACTGCCTGTTGATGAAAG GATTGTGGTGGACTCTGACAGCCTGATTATAAATGATGTGACAGAAGAGGATGAGGGCACCTACACCTGTGTGGTGAACACCACTCTGGACCAGGACTCTGCCAGTGCCATGCTCTCTGTGGTTG CACGACCAGACCCTCCGACGGACCTGGAGCTCACAGACCAGCAGGAACGCAGTGTGCAGCTGACCTGGATTCCTGGAGATGAGCACAACAGTCCCACACAGA TGTTCATGGTCCAGTATGAAGACTCATTGCATGAACCAGGGATGTGGCACAATCTGACTGAGGTACCTGGGATCAGCACCACGGCTCGGCTCCAGCTCTCTCCCTATGTGTACTACAGTTTCAGGGTGTTGGCACTCAATGATGTAGGCCTGAGTGATCCCAGCAAATCTTCTAAACAGTACCGGACCAACCCAGCTG CTCCTGATGAGAATCCATCAGAAGTCAAAGGTGTTGGAATGGAACCCAATGACTTGGTTATATCCTGGAAG GAGTTGACAGGTCTACAGTCCAATGGACCTGGCCTTCAGTACAAAGTGAGCTGGAGACAGAAGGATGTGGACACAGAATGGAACAACACCATAGTGGCTAATGTGTCTCAGTTTGTggtcacagacacacccacttTTGTCCCATATGAAGTGAAGGTTCAGGCAGTGAATAACTACGGGACTGGACCAGAGCCTGAGGTGGTTGTGGGATATTCTGGAGAGGACT atCCTGTTATGGCTCCAGAGGTTGTGCAGACATTGGTGCAGAATGGCACGCTGGCTGAGGTCCACTGGGAGCCTGTTCCTCTCTCAGCAGTGCGAGGACGACTTCAGGGCTACAGG GTATACTACTGGAGGGAGAGGAGTTTGCTCCAACAGGAGCCAGATAAAGAGAAGCAGCAGatgctttttttcagtgggaATAAGACAGAGGGCCGTCTACCCGGCCTGCACCCTTACAGCCTCTATAAGTTCAATGTCAGAGTCCTCAACGGCAAAGGCGAGGGTCCACCCAGCAGCACTGAGGAAATCAGGACACCTGAGGGAG cCATGACAAGCAGGCAAGTGGACATTGCCACCCAGGGCTGGTTCATTGGACTCATGTGTGCCATTGCTCTGCTCATCCTGGTCCTCCTCATCGTCTGCTTCATCAAGAGGAACAAAGGAGGTAAATACCCAG ttaaagaaaaagaggaccAACACCAGGATCCAGAGATACAACCTATGAAAGAAGATGATGGAACATTTGGGGAATACAG tgACACAGAGGACCACAAACCGCTGAAGGGCAGCAGGACTCCGTCCAATGGGACGGTGAAAAAGGATGACAGTGATGACAGCCTGGTGGACTATGGAGAGGGCGGTGATGGCCAGTTCAATGAGGATGGCTCTTTTATTGGCCAGTACAGCGGCAAGAAGGAAAAGGACACGGCTGAGGGCAACGAGAGTTCTGAGGCTCCTTCACCCGTCAATGCCATGAACTCCTTTGTGTAG
- the nrcama gene encoding neuronal cell adhesion molecule a isoform X5, producing the protein MNRKRKCTLCAGALLVLLLVHMTKALEVPLDLPQPPTIIHQSPKDYIIDPRENIVIHCEAKGKPHPSFSWTRNGTHFDIDTDSKVTMNPNSGTLVIDITGEKAEAYEGIYQCTARNEHGAAVSNNIVIRQSRSPLWSKERNEPFLVQVGESLVLHCRPPAGLPPPVIFWMDNNLQKLPQNNRVSQALNGDLYFSNVLMEDTRNDYICYARFPHTQTIQQKQPITVRVVDMDAMNETVLAAYFNDTVLFGDNPSGERKPSFMTPPEANSTTVVLRGEQLDLECIADGLPTPEISWSKVNGELPSGRYSFHNFQKNLRITDITEGDAGDYRCSAQNRLGHAHHIITVVVKAAPFWIGAPRNLILAPKETGMLTCRVGGNPKPKITWSVNSVPIENTPNDPNRKIEEDAIILSNVQTGSSAVYQCNASNEFGYLLANAFVNVLAEPPRVLTPPNKLYQVITNSPALLDCASFGSPIPKISWFKDSQTVDGDQYVIHENGTLEIHVAQPANSGKYTCVATNDLGKRENHILLEVKEPTRILTQPKYKEVQRNAKVMFECKVKHDRTLIPTVSWLKDNRELPVDERIVVDSDSLIINDVTEEDEGTYTCVVNTTLDQDSASAMLSVVARPDPPTDLELTDQQERSVQLTWIPGDEHNSPTQMFMVQYEDSLHEPGMWHNLTEVPGISTTARLQLSPYVYYSFRVLALNDVGLSDPSKSSKQYRTNPAAPDENPSEVKGVGMEPNDLVISWKELTGLQSNGPGLQYKVSWRQKDVDTEWNNTIVANVSQFVVTDTPTFVPYEVKVQAVNNYGTGPEPEVVVGYSGEDYPVMAPEVVQTLVQNGTLAEVHWEPVPLSAVRGRLQGYRVYYWRERSLLQQEPDKEKQQMLFFSGNKTEGRLPGLHPYSLYKFNVRVLNGKGEGPPSSTEEIRTPEGVPGPPGFLRITDPNVDSLTVEWGPPPQPNGHLTGYILRYQPINDTNELGPMEEMTLPANETSITLLNLKYSTRYKFYFCAQTNKGSGPTITEESVTVMDEAMTSRQVDIATQGWFIGLMCAIALLILVLLIVCFIKRNKGGKYPVKEKEDQHQDPEIQPMKEDDGTFGEYSDTEDHKPLKGSRTPSNGTVKKDDSDDSLVDYGEGGDGQFNEDGSFIGQYSGKKEKDTAEGNESSEAPSPVNAMNSFV; encoded by the exons atgaacaggaagaggaaatgtACGCTGTGTGCAGGAGCTCTGCTGGTGCTGCTTCTGGTCCACATGACCAAGGCTTTGGAAGTGCCTCTTGACC TGCCTCAGCCCCCCACCATAATACACCAGTCCCCCAAGGATTACATCATTGACCCAAGAGAGAACATCGTCATCCACTGTGAAGCTAAAGGAAAGCCACATCCTAG TTTCTCATGGACGCGGAATGGCACTCATTTTGACATTGACACAGACTCTAAGGTAACCATGAATCCAAACTCGGGCACACTGGTCATCGACATCACTGGAGAAAAAGCAGAGGCTTACGAGGGTATTTACCAGTGCACAGCACGCAATGAACATGGCGCCGCTGTGTCCAACAACATCGTCATACGCCAGTCCA GGTCCCCCTTGTGgtcaaaggagagaaatgaaccATTTTTGGTGCAGGTAGGCGAGTCTTTGGTCCTGCACTGTAGACCACCAGCTGGTCTTCCTCCTCCAGTCATTTTCTGGATGGACAACA ATCTCCAGAAGCTTCCACAGAATAACCGCGTGTCTCAGGCCCTGAATGGAGACCTGTATTTCTCCAATGTGTTAATGGAGGACACAAGGAATGACTACATCTGCTACGCCCGCTttccccacacacagaccatccaACAGAAACAACCCATTACTGTCAGGGTGGTGGACA TGGATGCAATGAATGAGACAGTGTTGGCAGCTTATTTCAATgacactgttttgtttggtg ACAACCCATCAGGAGAGCGTAAGCCTTCCTTCATGACCCCGCCAGAGGCCAATAGCACAACCGTGGTACTGAGGGGAGAACAGTTGGACCTGGAGTGCATTGCTGATGGCTT GCCAACTCCCGAAATCTCCTGGAGCAAAGTAAATGGTGAGCTGCCCAGTGGTCGATATTCCTTCCATAATTTCCAGAAGAATCTGAGGATAACGGACATAACAGAGGGGGATGCTGGGGACTACCGTTGCTCTGCCCAAAACCGCCTGGGCCACGCTCACCACATCATCACTGTTGTAGTCAAAG CCGCCCCTTTTTGGATCGGCGCCCCACGGAACCTCATTCTGGCACCCAAAGAGACAGGCATGCTTACCTGTCGGGTAGGCGGCAACCCCAAACCCAAAATCACATGGTCTGTGAACAGCGTGCCAATTGAAA ACACACCAAACGATCCCAACCGCAAAATCGAGGAAGATGCCATCATCCTCAGTAATGTCCAGACTGGGTCCAGTGCTGTCTATCAGTGCAATGCCTCAAATGAGTTTGGTTACCTTCTGGCCAATGCCTTCGTCAATGTGCTTG CTGAGCCACCAAGGGTACTAACCCCCCCTAACAAGTTGTACCAGGTTATTACCAACAGCCCCGCCTTGCTGGACTGTGCCTCGTTTGGCTCTCCGATACCAAAGATCTCCTG GTTCAAAGACAGCCAGACAGTGGATGGTGATCAATATGTGATTCATGAGAATGGGACATTAGAGATCCATGTAGCACAGCCTGCTAACAGTGGGAAATACACCTGTGTGGCCACAAATGACCTGGGGAAGAGGGAAAACCATATCCTCCTGGAGGTCAAAG agccTACCAGGATCCTGACCCAACCTAAGTACAAAGAGGTACAGAGGAACGCGAAGGTAATGTTTGAGTGTAAAGTGAAGCATGACCGCACCCTCATCCCTACTGTGAGCTGGCTGAAAGACAACAGAGAACTGCCTGTTGATGAAAG GATTGTGGTGGACTCTGACAGCCTGATTATAAATGATGTGACAGAAGAGGATGAGGGCACCTACACCTGTGTGGTGAACACCACTCTGGACCAGGACTCTGCCAGTGCCATGCTCTCTGTGGTTG CACGACCAGACCCTCCGACGGACCTGGAGCTCACAGACCAGCAGGAACGCAGTGTGCAGCTGACCTGGATTCCTGGAGATGAGCACAACAGTCCCACACAGA TGTTCATGGTCCAGTATGAAGACTCATTGCATGAACCAGGGATGTGGCACAATCTGACTGAGGTACCTGGGATCAGCACCACGGCTCGGCTCCAGCTCTCTCCCTATGTGTACTACAGTTTCAGGGTGTTGGCACTCAATGATGTAGGCCTGAGTGATCCCAGCAAATCTTCTAAACAGTACCGGACCAACCCAGCTG CTCCTGATGAGAATCCATCAGAAGTCAAAGGTGTTGGAATGGAACCCAATGACTTGGTTATATCCTGGAAG GAGTTGACAGGTCTACAGTCCAATGGACCTGGCCTTCAGTACAAAGTGAGCTGGAGACAGAAGGATGTGGACACAGAATGGAACAACACCATAGTGGCTAATGTGTCTCAGTTTGTggtcacagacacacccacttTTGTCCCATATGAAGTGAAGGTTCAGGCAGTGAATAACTACGGGACTGGACCAGAGCCTGAGGTGGTTGTGGGATATTCTGGAGAGGACT atCCTGTTATGGCTCCAGAGGTTGTGCAGACATTGGTGCAGAATGGCACGCTGGCTGAGGTCCACTGGGAGCCTGTTCCTCTCTCAGCAGTGCGAGGACGACTTCAGGGCTACAGG GTATACTACTGGAGGGAGAGGAGTTTGCTCCAACAGGAGCCAGATAAAGAGAAGCAGCAGatgctttttttcagtgggaATAAGACAGAGGGCCGTCTACCCGGCCTGCACCCTTACAGCCTCTATAAGTTCAATGTCAGAGTCCTCAACGGCAAAGGCGAGGGTCCACCCAGCAGCACTGAGGAAATCAGGACACCTGAGGGAG TTCCCGGACCACCTGGATTCCTCAGAATCACAGACCCAAACGTGGACTCTCTGACTGTCGAGTGGGGTCCACCTCCACAGCCCAATGGCCACCTTACTGGCTATATACTCAGATACCAGCCCA TTAATGACACAAATGAACTGGGTCCAATGGAGGAGATGACTCTGCCAGCCAATGAAACCAGCATCACACTACTGAACCTCAAATACAGCACTCGCTACAAATTCTACTTCTGCGCCCAGACAAACAAGGGCTCTGGGCCCACCATAACAGAGGAATCTGTCACAGTCATGGATGAAG cCATGACAAGCAGGCAAGTGGACATTGCCACCCAGGGCTGGTTCATTGGACTCATGTGTGCCATTGCTCTGCTCATCCTGGTCCTCCTCATCGTCTGCTTCATCAAGAGGAACAAAGGAGGTAAATACCCAG ttaaagaaaaagaggaccAACACCAGGATCCAGAGATACAACCTATGAAAGAAGATGATGGAACATTTGGGGAATACAG tgACACAGAGGACCACAAACCGCTGAAGGGCAGCAGGACTCCGTCCAATGGGACGGTGAAAAAGGATGACAGTGATGACAGCCTGGTGGACTATGGAGAGGGCGGTGATGGCCAGTTCAATGAGGATGGCTCTTTTATTGGCCAGTACAGCGGCAAGAAGGAAAAGGACACGGCTGAGGGCAACGAGAGTTCTGAGGCTCCTTCACCCGTCAATGCCATGAACTCCTTTGTGTAG
- the nrcama gene encoding neuronal cell adhesion molecule a isoform X2: MNRKRKCTLCAGALLVLLLVHMTKALEVPLDLPQPPTIIHQSPKDYIIDPRENIVIHCEAKGKPHPSFSWTRNGTHFDIDTDSKVTMNPNSGTLVIDITGEKAEAYEGIYQCTARNEHGAAVSNNIVIRQSRSPLWSKERNEPFLVQVGESLVLHCRPPAGLPPPVIFWMDNNLQKLPQNNRVSQALNGDLYFSNVLMEDTRNDYICYARFPHTQTIQQKQPITVRVVDMDAMNETVLAAYFNDTVLFGDNPSGERKPSFMTPPEANSTTVVLRGEQLDLECIADGLPTPEISWSKVNGELPSGRYSFHNFQKNLRITDITEGDAGDYRCSAQNRLGHAHHIITVVVKAAPFWIGAPRNLILAPKETGMLTCRVGGNPKPKITWSVNSVPIENTPNDPNRKIEEDAIILSNVQTGSSAVYQCNASNEFGYLLANAFVNVLAEPPRVLTPPNKLYQVITNSPALLDCASFGSPIPKISWFKDSQTVDGDQYVIHENGTLEIHVAQPANSGKYTCVATNDLGKRENHILLEVKEPTRILTQPKYKEVQRNAKVMFECKVKHDRTLIPTVSWLKDNRELPVDERIVVDSDSLIINDVTEEDEGTYTCVVNTTLDQDSASAMLSVVARPDPPTDLELTDQQERSVQLTWIPGDEHNSPTQMFMVQYEDSLHEPGMWHNLTEVPGISTTARLQLSPYVYYSFRVLALNDVGLSDPSKSSKQYRTNPAAPDENPSEVKGVGMEPNDLVISWKELTGLQSNGPGLQYKVSWRQKDVDTEWNNTIVANVSQFVVTDTPTFVPYEVKVQAVNNYGTGPEPEVVVGYSGEDYPVMAPEVVQTLVQNGTLAEVHWEPVPLSAVRGRLQGYRVYYWRERSLLQQEPDKEKQQMLFFSGNKTEGRLPGLHPYSLYKFNVRVLNGKGEGPPSSTEEIRTPEGVPGPPGFLRITDPNVDSLTVEWGPPPQPNGHLTGYILRYQPINDTNELGPMEEMTLPANETSITLLNLKYSTRYKFYFCAQTNKGSGPTITEESVTVMDEAFIQQPAVDVGKVRTVGAAFGSVNSSVEEDRAVISWEYSGPDKNVYVEYVVENSKEPWKKELVNGTQTYLIKGLKPGTSYKVRVVAKDQSDKTLHSTEELLITVPAMTSRQVDIATQGWFIGLMCAIALLILVLLIVCFIKRNKGGKYPVKEKEDQHQDPEIQPMKEDDGTFGEYSDTEDHKPLKGSRTPSNGTVKKDDSDDSLVDYGEGGDGQFNEDGSFIGQYSGKKEKDTAEGNESSEAPSPVNAMNSFV, encoded by the exons atgaacaggaagaggaaatgtACGCTGTGTGCAGGAGCTCTGCTGGTGCTGCTTCTGGTCCACATGACCAAGGCTTTGGAAGTGCCTCTTGACC TGCCTCAGCCCCCCACCATAATACACCAGTCCCCCAAGGATTACATCATTGACCCAAGAGAGAACATCGTCATCCACTGTGAAGCTAAAGGAAAGCCACATCCTAG TTTCTCATGGACGCGGAATGGCACTCATTTTGACATTGACACAGACTCTAAGGTAACCATGAATCCAAACTCGGGCACACTGGTCATCGACATCACTGGAGAAAAAGCAGAGGCTTACGAGGGTATTTACCAGTGCACAGCACGCAATGAACATGGCGCCGCTGTGTCCAACAACATCGTCATACGCCAGTCCA GGTCCCCCTTGTGgtcaaaggagagaaatgaaccATTTTTGGTGCAGGTAGGCGAGTCTTTGGTCCTGCACTGTAGACCACCAGCTGGTCTTCCTCCTCCAGTCATTTTCTGGATGGACAACA ATCTCCAGAAGCTTCCACAGAATAACCGCGTGTCTCAGGCCCTGAATGGAGACCTGTATTTCTCCAATGTGTTAATGGAGGACACAAGGAATGACTACATCTGCTACGCCCGCTttccccacacacagaccatccaACAGAAACAACCCATTACTGTCAGGGTGGTGGACA TGGATGCAATGAATGAGACAGTGTTGGCAGCTTATTTCAATgacactgttttgtttggtg ACAACCCATCAGGAGAGCGTAAGCCTTCCTTCATGACCCCGCCAGAGGCCAATAGCACAACCGTGGTACTGAGGGGAGAACAGTTGGACCTGGAGTGCATTGCTGATGGCTT GCCAACTCCCGAAATCTCCTGGAGCAAAGTAAATGGTGAGCTGCCCAGTGGTCGATATTCCTTCCATAATTTCCAGAAGAATCTGAGGATAACGGACATAACAGAGGGGGATGCTGGGGACTACCGTTGCTCTGCCCAAAACCGCCTGGGCCACGCTCACCACATCATCACTGTTGTAGTCAAAG CCGCCCCTTTTTGGATCGGCGCCCCACGGAACCTCATTCTGGCACCCAAAGAGACAGGCATGCTTACCTGTCGGGTAGGCGGCAACCCCAAACCCAAAATCACATGGTCTGTGAACAGCGTGCCAATTGAAA ACACACCAAACGATCCCAACCGCAAAATCGAGGAAGATGCCATCATCCTCAGTAATGTCCAGACTGGGTCCAGTGCTGTCTATCAGTGCAATGCCTCAAATGAGTTTGGTTACCTTCTGGCCAATGCCTTCGTCAATGTGCTTG CTGAGCCACCAAGGGTACTAACCCCCCCTAACAAGTTGTACCAGGTTATTACCAACAGCCCCGCCTTGCTGGACTGTGCCTCGTTTGGCTCTCCGATACCAAAGATCTCCTG GTTCAAAGACAGCCAGACAGTGGATGGTGATCAATATGTGATTCATGAGAATGGGACATTAGAGATCCATGTAGCACAGCCTGCTAACAGTGGGAAATACACCTGTGTGGCCACAAATGACCTGGGGAAGAGGGAAAACCATATCCTCCTGGAGGTCAAAG agccTACCAGGATCCTGACCCAACCTAAGTACAAAGAGGTACAGAGGAACGCGAAGGTAATGTTTGAGTGTAAAGTGAAGCATGACCGCACCCTCATCCCTACTGTGAGCTGGCTGAAAGACAACAGAGAACTGCCTGTTGATGAAAG GATTGTGGTGGACTCTGACAGCCTGATTATAAATGATGTGACAGAAGAGGATGAGGGCACCTACACCTGTGTGGTGAACACCACTCTGGACCAGGACTCTGCCAGTGCCATGCTCTCTGTGGTTG CACGACCAGACCCTCCGACGGACCTGGAGCTCACAGACCAGCAGGAACGCAGTGTGCAGCTGACCTGGATTCCTGGAGATGAGCACAACAGTCCCACACAGA TGTTCATGGTCCAGTATGAAGACTCATTGCATGAACCAGGGATGTGGCACAATCTGACTGAGGTACCTGGGATCAGCACCACGGCTCGGCTCCAGCTCTCTCCCTATGTGTACTACAGTTTCAGGGTGTTGGCACTCAATGATGTAGGCCTGAGTGATCCCAGCAAATCTTCTAAACAGTACCGGACCAACCCAGCTG CTCCTGATGAGAATCCATCAGAAGTCAAAGGTGTTGGAATGGAACCCAATGACTTGGTTATATCCTGGAAG GAGTTGACAGGTCTACAGTCCAATGGACCTGGCCTTCAGTACAAAGTGAGCTGGAGACAGAAGGATGTGGACACAGAATGGAACAACACCATAGTGGCTAATGTGTCTCAGTTTGTggtcacagacacacccacttTTGTCCCATATGAAGTGAAGGTTCAGGCAGTGAATAACTACGGGACTGGACCAGAGCCTGAGGTGGTTGTGGGATATTCTGGAGAGGACT atCCTGTTATGGCTCCAGAGGTTGTGCAGACATTGGTGCAGAATGGCACGCTGGCTGAGGTCCACTGGGAGCCTGTTCCTCTCTCAGCAGTGCGAGGACGACTTCAGGGCTACAGG GTATACTACTGGAGGGAGAGGAGTTTGCTCCAACAGGAGCCAGATAAAGAGAAGCAGCAGatgctttttttcagtgggaATAAGACAGAGGGCCGTCTACCCGGCCTGCACCCTTACAGCCTCTATAAGTTCAATGTCAGAGTCCTCAACGGCAAAGGCGAGGGTCCACCCAGCAGCACTGAGGAAATCAGGACACCTGAGGGAG TTCCCGGACCACCTGGATTCCTCAGAATCACAGACCCAAACGTGGACTCTCTGACTGTCGAGTGGGGTCCACCTCCACAGCCCAATGGCCACCTTACTGGCTATATACTCAGATACCAGCCCA TTAATGACACAAATGAACTGGGTCCAATGGAGGAGATGACTCTGCCAGCCAATGAAACCAGCATCACACTACTGAACCTCAAATACAGCACTCGCTACAAATTCTACTTCTGCGCCCAGACAAACAAGGGCTCTGGGCCCACCATAACAGAGGAATCTGTCACAGTCATGGATGAAG catTTATACAGCAGCCCGCAGTAGATGTGGGTAAAG TGCGCACAGTTGGTGCAGCCTTTGGAAGTGTGAACTCCTCGGTGGAGGAGGACAGAGCCGTAATAAGTTGGGAATATTCGGGTCCAGATAAGAATGTTTATGTGGAATATGTGGTAGAAAACA GTAAAGAACCGTGGAAAAAAGAATTGGTAAACGGCACACAGACCTATCTGATAAAGGGCTTAAAACCGGGGACGTCGTATAAAGTGCGTGTTGTCGCAAAAGATCAATCGGACAAAACGCTGCACAGCACTGAGGAACTGTTGATTACTGTTCCAG cCATGACAAGCAGGCAAGTGGACATTGCCACCCAGGGCTGGTTCATTGGACTCATGTGTGCCATTGCTCTGCTCATCCTGGTCCTCCTCATCGTCTGCTTCATCAAGAGGAACAAAGGAGGTAAATACCCAG ttaaagaaaaagaggaccAACACCAGGATCCAGAGATACAACCTATGAAAGAAGATGATGGAACATTTGGGGAATACAG tgACACAGAGGACCACAAACCGCTGAAGGGCAGCAGGACTCCGTCCAATGGGACGGTGAAAAAGGATGACAGTGATGACAGCCTGGTGGACTATGGAGAGGGCGGTGATGGCCAGTTCAATGAGGATGGCTCTTTTATTGGCCAGTACAGCGGCAAGAAGGAAAAGGACACGGCTGAGGGCAACGAGAGTTCTGAGGCTCCTTCACCCGTCAATGCCATGAACTCCTTTGTGTAG